One part of the Quercus lobata isolate SW786 chromosome 7, ValleyOak3.0 Primary Assembly, whole genome shotgun sequence genome encodes these proteins:
- the LOC115953913 gene encoding zeatin O-glucosyltransferase-like, whose protein sequence is MANNGLNKTKVVVVMVPFPAQGHLNQLLHLSRLIIAYNIPVHFACTATHNRQAMLRVHGWDPNSVSNIHFQDLKIPHFLTPPPNPNSPNKFPSHLQPLFNASLHLRDPMASLLRELSSKATRIIVINDSMMASVVQDLVTIPNAESYTFHSVSALTYFLYLWEAMGKPLELETNAKLVPKGLPSTEGCFTKDFINFISLQIEFQKLSSGVLYNTCRVIEGTYMDLMETLEGGKKHWAIGPFNPVRNIGSNGRHKCLEWLDKEAPNSVIYVSFGTTTAMEDKQIKELAIGLEKSGQKFIWVLRDADKGDIFINGELRKAEILNGFEERVKDRGMVVTDWAPQLEILSHPSTGGFMSHCGWNSCMESITMGVPLAAWPMASDQPRNTVLITKLLKVGIVVKDWSRRDELVTSSTIEKAVKLLMASKEGDEIRKRTVVLGGAVRQSIEKGGISRMELDSFIDHITRNIF, encoded by the coding sequence ATGGCTAACAACGGCCTAAACAAAACCAAGGTTGTGGTGGTCATGGTACCCTTTCCAGCACAAGGCCATCTCAACCAGCTCCTCCACCTCTCACGTCTTATCATAGCCTACAATATTCCAGTTCACTTTGCTTGCACTGCCACACACAACCGCCAAGCCATGCTTCGAGTCCATGGTTGGGACCCAAATTCAGTTTCAAACATCCATTTCCAAGACCTCAAAATCCCACATTTTCTCACCCCACCACCCAATCCCAATTCACCAAACAAGTTCCCTTCACATCTCCAACCATTGTTCAATGCTTCCTTGCATCTTCGTGACCCCATGGCTTCACTTTTACGTGAACTTTCATCAAAAGCAACAAGAATCATTGTCATCAATGATTCCATGATGGCCTCAGTGGTACAAGACTTGGTTACCATTCCAAACGCCGAGTCATACACTTTCCATAGTGTATCTgctttaacttattttttgtatttgtgggAAGCCATGGGCAAACCTTTAGAATTAGAAACAAACGCCAAGTTAGTCCCAAAAGGCCTTCCATCCACTGAAGGTTGTTTCACAAAAGACTTCATAAACTTTATTTCTTTACAAATAGAGTTCCAAAAGTTAAGCTCTGGTGTCCTTTACAACACATGCAGGGTCATAGAAGGTACCTATATGGACTTGATGGAAACGCTAGAGGGAGGCAAGAAGCATTGGGCTATTGGACCATTCAATCCAGTGAGAAACATAGGTTCAAATGGAAGGCACAAGTGCTTGGAGTGGCTGGACAAAGAGGCACCAAATTCAGTGATATATGTGTCTTTTGGGACAACAACTGCTATGGAAGACAAGCAAATAAAGGAGCTAGCAATTGGGTTGGAAAAAAGTGGGCAAAAGTTCATCTGGGTATTAAGGGATGCTGATAAAGgtgatatttttattaatggaGAGCTTAGAAAAGCTGAAATTCTGAACGggtttgaagagagagttaaaGATAGAGGAATGGTAGTGACAGATTGGGCACCACAATTGGAAATTCTAAGTCACCCATCAACTGGTGGATTTATGAGTCACTGTGGGTGGAATTCTTGCATGGAAAGTATCACTATGGGGGTACCACTAGCAGCATGGCCAATGGCCTCAGATCAGCCGAGAAACACTGTTTTGATAACAaaattgctcaaagttggtATTGTTGTGAAGGACTGGTCACGTAGAGATGAGCTAGTGACATCATCCACTATAGAAAAGGCTGTGAAATTGTTGATGGCATCGAAAGAAGGGGATGAGATAAGGAAGAGGACAGTGGTTTTGGGCGGTGCTGTCAGGCAGTCCATTGAAAAAGGTGGAATTTCACGCATGGAGTTGGATTCTTTCATTGATCATATTACTAGGAATATATTCTAG